In the Patescibacteria group bacterium genome, one interval contains:
- a CDS encoding ElyC/SanA/YdcF family protein → MLMRIIRNFFLIMVTGAFFFGSGFVVSEVKNSYSDGIHVLDAVEAHPVTLILGASLKGGRPNTSLEDRLLTGIDLYHAKKTKKLLVSGDNRSADYNEPLAMKQFLLEKGIPEKDIILDYAGRRTYDSCYRAKEIFDLTSLIVVTQGYHLPRALYLCNKLGIEAVGVSADKREYQGMIQRELREIGASLLAWFNVRGIVRQPVLGKKEKVF, encoded by the coding sequence TTTTTTCTTATTATGGTTACCGGTGCCTTCTTTTTTGGTTCCGGTTTTGTTGTGAGTGAAGTTAAGAATTCATATTCAGATGGCATACATGTACTTGATGCCGTAGAAGCACATCCGGTTACGCTTATTCTTGGCGCAAGTCTCAAAGGTGGCAGGCCAAACACCAGTCTTGAAGACAGGCTTCTTACCGGCATCGATTTGTACCATGCCAAGAAGACCAAGAAACTTCTTGTGAGCGGTGATAACCGCAGTGCGGATTATAACGAGCCGCTTGCAATGAAGCAGTTTTTGTTGGAGAAGGGGATACCGGAAAAAGATATCATTCTTGATTATGCTGGCAGGCGCACATACGATAGCTGCTATCGGGCTAAGGAGATTTTCGATCTGACCTCCCTTATAGTTGTTACACAGGGCTACCATTTGCCGCGAGCGCTGTATCTCTGTAATAAACTTGGAATTGAAGCAGTAGGCGTGAGCGCTGATAAAAGGGAGTATCAAGGAATGATTCAGCGAGAACTTCGGGAGATTGGCGCATCATTACTTGCTTGGTTCAATGTCCGCGGCATAGTCCGCCAACCTGTATTGGGCAAAAAAGAAAAAGTGTTTTAA